A part of Gemmatimonas groenlandica genomic DNA contains:
- the argJ gene encoding bifunctional glutamate N-acetyltransferase/amino-acid acetyltransferase ArgJ, translating into MSSAITFHATPVFPRGFRCASRNVGLKPSARDLTLFASEVDAAAAAVFTRNHFPGAPIILGRETIKGGVLRAIIANSKVSNVATGTRGVEHARRMAMAAATELGTAPDRVLVSSTGVIGVQLPIEKIEAGIAGMTSDLQDNPMVGAEGIMTTDTHPKALSASVGTATITWVAKGSGMIEPNMATMLSYIFTDAAFDAPTLDRLLRAAVTPTFNMLSVDTDTSTSDTCAILANGLAGAVDEAEFLAVLTAGCRRMTEILARDGEGAEHLVRVTVRGALNQTEAHVVAKSILNSPLVKTMVHGADPNVGRLLMAVGKCFDCTIRPATTDAWINGFQVVGHGERLAFDDAVVRETLSREVVDLSVSLGVGDGEAIAYGCDLTKGYVDENASYYSS; encoded by the coding sequence ATGTCCTCCGCCATCACTTTTCATGCGACGCCGGTGTTTCCACGCGGCTTTCGCTGCGCCAGCCGCAATGTCGGCCTGAAGCCGTCGGCTCGCGATCTGACGCTGTTTGCCAGTGAGGTCGACGCCGCTGCGGCGGCCGTGTTTACCCGCAATCATTTTCCCGGCGCGCCGATCATTCTCGGTCGCGAAACGATCAAGGGCGGTGTGCTGCGGGCGATCATTGCGAACAGCAAGGTGAGCAATGTCGCGACAGGCACCCGTGGCGTGGAGCACGCACGGCGGATGGCCATGGCGGCCGCCACCGAACTGGGCACGGCTCCGGATCGCGTGCTCGTGAGCTCGACCGGGGTGATTGGCGTGCAGCTGCCGATCGAGAAGATCGAGGCGGGCATCGCCGGCATGACGTCTGATCTGCAAGACAATCCCATGGTCGGCGCCGAGGGCATCATGACGACGGACACGCATCCGAAAGCGCTCTCGGCGTCGGTCGGCACGGCCACGATCACGTGGGTGGCGAAGGGGTCGGGCATGATCGAGCCGAACATGGCCACCATGCTGTCGTACATCTTCACCGATGCAGCGTTCGACGCGCCGACGCTTGATCGACTCCTGCGGGCCGCCGTGACGCCGACATTCAACATGCTGTCCGTCGACACCGATACGAGCACGTCGGACACCTGCGCGATCCTGGCCAACGGATTGGCCGGCGCCGTCGACGAGGCGGAATTTCTCGCGGTGCTCACGGCGGGCTGCCGTCGTATGACGGAGATTCTGGCGCGCGACGGCGAGGGCGCCGAACATCTGGTGCGCGTGACGGTTCGCGGTGCGCTCAACCAGACGGAAGCGCATGTGGTCGCCAAGTCGATTCTGAACTCGCCGCTGGTGAAGACCATGGTGCACGGCGCCGACCCGAACGTCGGCCGTTTGCTGATGGCGGTCGGCAAGTGCTTCGACTGCACGATCCGTCCGGCCACCACGGATGCGTGGATCAACGGCTTCCAAGTCGTGGGCCACGGCGAGCGCCTGGCCTTCGACGATGCGGTGGTACGCGAGACGCTCTCGCGTGAAGTGGTAGATCTTTCGGTGTCACTCGGCGTCGGTGACGGCGAGGCGATCGCCTACGGGTGCGATCTCACCAAGGGCTACGTCGACGAGAACGCGTCGTACTACAGCAGTTGA
- a CDS encoding amidase family protein, with the protein MPRHAQLATALLFAAASATSLSAQSARRPFRIEEATIAQIHAAFKAKTLTCRALTKAYLDRIEALDKRGPAINAIILVNPDALAVADSLDKRYATGGPTGPLHCVPMIVKDNFETVGMQTTGGSLALEGWKPLQDATMVRQIKHAGAIVLAKSNLAEWAFTPYETVSSILPGYTHNPYALDRVTAGSSGGTAAAVAASFGAVGLGTDTGNSIRGPSAHQALVGIRSTMGLTSRAGVIPLNASSDVAGPMARTVADAVAVFDVVVGSDPADSVTAPADAKRSASYAAFLVRGALKGARIGILRQAYERPTLDPEVQRVFERAVADLQAQGAVIVEARVDSLDAIQRRQQGGCNRFKADLERYFVARGSNAPVKTIDEVLRSRKFHPTVEQRLRDAAQSTEMPEASAGCQSRERVRSALRDAVLQMMDSLKIDAAIYPTWSNPPRLIGDLNTPHGDNSQLFSPSTGFPAITMPMGYTRDNRLPAGVSFLGRPWSEARLIQLVYDYEQATKHRRAPVLQAR; encoded by the coding sequence ATGCCCAGACACGCCCAGCTCGCCACCGCTCTCCTCTTCGCCGCTGCGTCAGCGACGTCGCTCTCCGCGCAATCAGCCCGTCGACCCTTTCGGATTGAAGAAGCGACCATCGCGCAGATTCACGCCGCATTCAAGGCGAAGACACTCACCTGTCGCGCGCTCACGAAGGCATATCTCGATCGCATCGAGGCGCTCGACAAGCGTGGCCCGGCCATCAACGCGATCATTCTGGTGAATCCCGATGCGTTGGCCGTGGCCGATTCGCTCGACAAGCGATACGCAACTGGCGGGCCCACCGGCCCGCTACACTGCGTTCCGATGATCGTAAAGGACAACTTCGAGACCGTTGGCATGCAGACCACCGGTGGGTCATTGGCGCTCGAGGGGTGGAAGCCGCTGCAGGATGCCACGATGGTGCGGCAGATCAAGCACGCTGGGGCGATCGTGCTGGCGAAGTCGAATCTCGCCGAATGGGCGTTCACGCCGTACGAAACCGTGAGCTCGATACTGCCCGGCTACACGCACAATCCGTATGCCCTCGATCGGGTGACCGCCGGTTCCAGTGGCGGCACCGCCGCCGCCGTCGCCGCCAGCTTCGGCGCCGTCGGACTGGGCACCGATACCGGCAACTCGATTCGCGGCCCCTCGGCGCATCAGGCGCTCGTCGGCATTCGCTCCACCATGGGGCTCACCTCGCGCGCCGGCGTGATCCCGCTCAATGCGTCGTCCGACGTGGCTGGCCCGATGGCCCGCACCGTCGCCGATGCCGTGGCCGTGTTCGATGTCGTGGTGGGCAGCGATCCGGCAGATTCCGTCACCGCACCGGCCGACGCGAAGCGCAGTGCCTCGTACGCAGCCTTCCTCGTGCGCGGCGCGCTCAAAGGCGCGCGCATCGGCATTCTTCGGCAGGCGTACGAGCGTCCCACGCTCGATCCGGAAGTACAGCGCGTCTTCGAGCGCGCCGTCGCCGACCTGCAGGCCCAAGGCGCCGTCATCGTGGAAGCGCGGGTCGACTCGCTCGACGCCATCCAGCGCCGACAGCAGGGTGGGTGTAATCGGTTCAAGGCCGATCTCGAGCGTTACTTCGTCGCGCGCGGTTCGAACGCACCCGTGAAGACCATCGACGAGGTGCTCCGCAGCCGGAAGTTCCACCCCACCGTGGAGCAGCGTCTCCGCGACGCCGCGCAGTCCACCGAAATGCCCGAGGCCAGCGCCGGCTGTCAGAGCCGTGAGCGCGTGCGGTCTGCACTCCGCGACGCCGTACTGCAGATGATGGACTCGCTCAAGATCGACGCCGCGATCTATCCCACGTGGAGCAATCCGCCGCGCCTGATCGGTGACCTGAACACGCCGCACGGCGACAACAGTCAACTCTTCTCGCCAAGCACCGGCTTCCCGGCCATCACCATGCCGATGGGCTACACGCGCGACAATCGATTACCCGCCGGCGTGAGCTTCCTGGGGCGGCCCTGGAGCGAAGCGCGGCTCATTCAGCTTGTGTACGACTACGAGCAAGCCACCAAGCATCGTCGCGCGCCGGTACTTCAAGCGCGCTGA
- a CDS encoding MBL fold metallo-hydrolase, translated as MFFRELYDPALAQASYVIGCQATGEAIVIDPLRDPATYLDVARAEGLRITHVTETHIHADFVSGSRELRAATGARLYLSAEGGPEWQYAFAAQDDAVLLHDGDTIFVGNIQLDVLHTPGHTPEHLSFVVTDRPRGAGPMGILTGDFVFVGDVGRPDLLERAAGIADTMEAGARTLFRSVQRFRALPDHLQVWPGHGAGSACGKALGAVPSSTVGYEKLSNWGVAESDEAAFVAAVLDGQPEPPRYFAAMKRINRDGPPILGRPPFAPRLAAADALRGSSSHTRWMLDMRPASEFAYGAIDGSLSLPYSKSFSTWAGSIIPVTDELVLMADAESDDVQRAVRDLSRIGFDRIVGWVDAHEALQVWREAGHDLHTIPQISATDIPTTTANGGATVIDVRGRTEWDAGHIAGALHVPLGDLRQRLDELPATTLLVHCQSGVRSAVATSLLHRLGRTDAVNLRGGFAAWSAAGFPASGRNE; from the coding sequence ATGTTCTTTCGCGAACTCTATGATCCGGCGCTCGCTCAGGCGAGCTACGTGATCGGATGCCAGGCGACCGGCGAAGCCATCGTGATCGACCCCCTTCGCGATCCCGCGACGTATCTCGATGTCGCGCGCGCTGAAGGGCTGCGCATCACGCATGTTACCGAAACACATATTCACGCCGACTTCGTGTCCGGCTCCCGTGAGCTCCGCGCGGCGACCGGCGCGCGCTTGTATCTGTCAGCCGAAGGCGGCCCCGAGTGGCAGTACGCCTTTGCCGCGCAGGATGACGCAGTGCTGCTGCACGACGGCGACACGATTTTTGTGGGCAACATCCAGCTGGATGTGCTGCACACCCCCGGACACACACCCGAACATCTCTCGTTCGTAGTGACCGATCGTCCGCGCGGTGCCGGCCCGATGGGGATTCTCACCGGAGACTTCGTGTTCGTGGGCGATGTGGGGCGCCCCGACCTGCTGGAACGGGCGGCCGGCATCGCTGACACGATGGAAGCGGGAGCGCGAACGCTGTTCCGTTCGGTCCAGCGGTTCCGGGCGCTTCCCGATCATCTGCAGGTATGGCCCGGGCACGGCGCAGGATCCGCCTGCGGAAAGGCATTGGGTGCCGTGCCGTCGTCCACGGTCGGCTACGAAAAGCTCTCGAACTGGGGTGTCGCCGAGTCGGACGAGGCGGCGTTCGTGGCCGCTGTGCTCGACGGGCAGCCCGAGCCGCCACGCTATTTCGCGGCGATGAAGCGCATCAACCGGGATGGTCCGCCGATCTTGGGCCGGCCGCCGTTCGCGCCACGCTTGGCCGCGGCCGATGCGCTCCGTGGTTCGTCGAGCCACACGCGCTGGATGCTCGACATGCGGCCGGCCAGCGAATTCGCCTACGGCGCGATCGACGGGAGTCTGTCGTTACCCTACTCCAAGAGCTTCAGCACCTGGGCGGGGTCGATCATTCCGGTGACGGACGAGCTCGTGCTGATGGCGGACGCGGAGAGCGACGACGTGCAGCGCGCGGTCCGAGATCTCTCACGCATCGGATTTGATCGAATCGTCGGCTGGGTTGATGCGCACGAGGCTCTTCAGGTGTGGCGCGAGGCCGGCCACGACCTGCACACCATTCCGCAGATCTCGGCGACGGACATCCCCACGACGACGGCGAACGGCGGCGCCACGGTGATCGACGTGCGAGGCCGCACGGAGTGGGACGCGGGGCATATCGCTGGTGCGCTCCACGTTCCGCTGGGCGACCTGCGTCAACGACTCGACGAACTCCCCGCCACGACGCTGCTCGTGCACTGCCAGTCCGGCGTGCGCTCCGCGGTGGCGACCAGCCTGCTCCACCGTCTCGGTCGAACCGACGCGGTGAACCTCCGCGGCGGGTTCGCCGCTTGGAGCGCGGCGGGTTTTCCCGCGTCGGGACGAAACGAATGA
- a CDS encoding M1 family metallopeptidase: MSTCPVPQPRGTMARRLLPRGAAALATRLAAATLVATAAAAVASAQSAPAGTARPRAVSDTSVFAPLVLPTPNESRSGSGAPGAKYWQNRADYTLAATLDTAAKLVKGELTLRYTNRSPDTLRFMWLQVEQNAFRSRSLNSYIFPEESRFGARGFEGGYTFSKLDQLVASAKGGAPKRSPLARRMNETMMKVDFAEPLAPGRTAVLDMAWTFPVPEHGADRMGRDGALYEIAQWFPRAAVYDDVRGWNIEPYLGQGEFYLDYGDYNLAITVPSGYIVAATGALQNAREVLTPTQIARHAVAAKSDTVIRLITADELANGSARLRTTGMMTWRFSAKNVRDAVWAASPDFQWDASSWKGIMAYAYYRPSAAVNWHDAADQSRMSIIEYSERWFQYPWPHISAVEGPISGMEYPMIAMENISNDIYDLYNVITHEIGHMWFPMIVGSNERSYMWQDEGFNTFINTFSEGRRYPERGDQLARAAEERRMVEQYMVQGVDKPVDINPDRINPALLGEAAYVKPSVGLQLLRQEILGPEAFDDAFRTYIARWAYKHPTPADFFRTMEDVSGRRLDWFWRQWFVENARFDQSVDSVVTRTKGDTTFVGVLYGNRERGVLPVRARFTFSDGTTQDYVYPAEVWSTNSRQYVREYAFVRKQLVHLELDPEQRLLDVDRKNNSWGTKRITP; encoded by the coding sequence ATGTCCACATGCCCTGTTCCTCAGCCGCGCGGTACGATGGCGCGTCGGCTTCTCCCGCGTGGTGCGGCCGCTCTGGCGACACGGCTCGCCGCCGCCACGTTGGTCGCCACGGCTGCCGCCGCGGTGGCCTCCGCGCAGTCTGCGCCGGCCGGCACCGCACGGCCACGCGCCGTGTCCGATACGTCGGTGTTCGCACCGCTCGTGCTGCCCACGCCCAACGAATCGCGCAGCGGCAGCGGCGCGCCCGGTGCGAAGTACTGGCAGAACCGGGCTGACTACACCCTCGCCGCCACGCTCGATACGGCGGCCAAACTCGTCAAGGGCGAACTCACCCTGCGCTACACGAACCGGTCGCCCGACACGCTGCGCTTCATGTGGTTGCAGGTCGAGCAGAACGCGTTCCGATCCAGGTCACTCAACTCCTACATCTTCCCCGAGGAGTCCCGCTTCGGAGCCCGCGGCTTCGAAGGCGGCTACACGTTCTCGAAGCTCGATCAGCTCGTGGCGTCGGCCAAGGGCGGGGCGCCCAAGCGGTCGCCGCTCGCGCGCCGGATGAACGAGACGATGATGAAAGTCGATTTCGCCGAGCCGTTGGCCCCGGGTCGCACCGCCGTGCTGGATATGGCGTGGACCTTTCCGGTGCCCGAGCACGGCGCCGATCGCATGGGGCGTGATGGTGCGCTGTACGAGATCGCGCAGTGGTTCCCCCGTGCTGCCGTGTACGACGACGTACGCGGATGGAACATCGAACCGTATCTGGGCCAGGGCGAGTTCTATCTCGATTACGGTGACTACAACCTGGCCATCACCGTGCCGTCCGGATACATCGTGGCCGCGACCGGCGCGCTGCAGAATGCGCGCGAGGTGCTCACCCCGACACAGATCGCTCGTCACGCGGTGGCCGCGAAGTCTGACACGGTGATCCGGCTGATTACCGCCGATGAACTGGCCAACGGGAGCGCGCGCCTGCGCACCACCGGCATGATGACGTGGCGGTTCAGCGCGAAGAATGTGCGTGACGCCGTGTGGGCGGCGTCGCCCGACTTTCAGTGGGATGCGTCGAGCTGGAAGGGGATCATGGCCTACGCCTACTATCGCCCCTCGGCGGCGGTGAATTGGCATGACGCGGCCGACCAGTCGCGCATGTCGATCATCGAATACTCGGAACGCTGGTTCCAGTATCCGTGGCCGCACATCTCGGCCGTGGAAGGACCGATCAGCGGCATGGAGTATCCGATGATCGCGATGGAGAACATCAGCAACGACATCTACGATCTGTACAACGTCATCACGCACGAGATCGGACACATGTGGTTCCCGATGATCGTCGGCAGCAACGAACGGTCGTACATGTGGCAGGACGAAGGCTTCAACACCTTCATCAATACCTTTTCCGAAGGTCGTCGCTATCCGGAGCGTGGCGATCAGCTCGCACGCGCGGCCGAAGAGCGGCGAATGGTTGAGCAGTACATGGTGCAAGGCGTCGACAAGCCGGTCGACATCAATCCCGATCGCATCAATCCGGCGTTGCTCGGTGAAGCGGCGTACGTGAAGCCAAGCGTTGGCCTGCAGCTGCTGCGTCAGGAGATCCTCGGACCTGAGGCGTTCGACGACGCCTTCCGCACGTACATCGCACGGTGGGCGTACAAACATCCCACTCCGGCGGACTTCTTCCGCACCATGGAGGACGTCAGCGGCCGTCGCCTTGATTGGTTCTGGCGTCAGTGGTTCGTCGAGAATGCGCGGTTCGACCAGAGCGTCGACAGTGTGGTCACGCGCACGAAAGGTGACACGACCTTCGTCGGCGTGTTGTACGGCAATCGCGAGCGCGGTGTTTTGCCCGTGCGCGCGCGCTTCACCTTCAGCGATGGGACGACACAGGACTACGTGTATCCCGCTGAAGTCTGGAGCACCAACTCACGTCAGTACGTGCGCGAATATGCGTTCGTGAGAAAGCAGCTCGTGCACCTCGAGCTCGACCCTGAGCAGCGCCTGCTCGACGTGGATCGGAAGAACAACAGCTGGGGGACGAAGCGTATCACGCCGTGA
- a CDS encoding ATP-grasp domain-containing protein: MSTRPIAIYHEHPDWFRPLFAELERRGIAYERLDAAAHEFEPANTDTPYSLVFNRASPSAYLRGHAQTTFYTLHWLRHLERLGVPVVNGADAYALELSKATQLDLLRELGLPYPRSRVINDPSRAVAAARGFRYPVLVKANVGGSGAGIVKYDSEQALADAVAAGVVDLGVDGTALVQEAAPLREGHITRVETLNGKYLYAINVFPAAGSFDLCPADACQTTNGVELVRGACAIDAPKSGMRVERADPPAHIIAEVERIAQAAKIDVGGIEYLVDDRDGQHYFYDVNALSNFVADAINVVRFDPFERLVDYLAERAGVLDAVGA, translated from the coding sequence ATGTCCACGCGCCCCATCGCCATCTATCACGAGCACCCTGACTGGTTCCGCCCGCTGTTCGCGGAGCTGGAGCGTCGCGGGATTGCGTACGAGCGGCTCGATGCCGCCGCGCACGAATTCGAGCCGGCCAACACCGACACGCCGTACTCGCTGGTATTCAACCGGGCCAGCCCGTCGGCATATCTGCGCGGTCACGCCCAAACCACGTTCTACACGCTGCACTGGCTACGTCATCTGGAGCGGCTCGGCGTTCCCGTCGTGAATGGTGCCGACGCCTACGCACTCGAACTCTCGAAGGCTACCCAACTCGATCTGCTGCGAGAACTCGGACTTCCGTACCCGCGTTCGCGCGTGATCAACGATCCGTCGCGTGCGGTGGCCGCCGCTCGCGGCTTCCGCTATCCCGTGTTGGTCAAGGCAAACGTAGGCGGCAGCGGCGCCGGCATCGTGAAGTACGACTCGGAGCAGGCACTGGCTGATGCCGTGGCGGCCGGTGTGGTGGACCTTGGCGTCGACGGCACTGCGCTCGTGCAAGAGGCGGCGCCGCTGCGCGAGGGGCACATCACGCGTGTGGAGACGCTCAACGGCAAGTACCTCTACGCCATCAACGTGTTTCCGGCCGCGGGCTCGTTCGATCTCTGCCCGGCCGACGCGTGCCAGACCACGAATGGTGTAGAACTCGTGCGCGGCGCGTGCGCCATCGACGCGCCCAAGTCGGGCATGCGCGTGGAGCGCGCCGATCCGCCTGCACACATCATTGCCGAAGTCGAACGCATCGCGCAGGCTGCCAAGATCGACGTGGGTGGCATTGAGTATCTCGTCGATGACCGCGACGGCCAGCACTACTTCTACGACGTCAACGCGCTGTCCAACTTCGTGGCCGACGCGATCAACGTGGTCCGCTTCGATCCGTTCGAACGCTTGGTGGACTATCTGGCGGAACGTGCCGGCGTGCTCGACGCGGTGGGGGCATAA
- a CDS encoding MarR family transcriptional regulator — MPTQPSLRPFDVAVALRLLLVPEDRYEPLANALATSTSAAHRSVARLQHAGLCEPSSRTVNRSACREFLVHGVRYAFPPVHGPERLGMPTAGSHPELSPLFGNGSAMKSIVWPMEGGVVRGEALVPLFNGVTKVATRDARLHHLLACVDVIRVGNSAQRDVAADVLAQRLSLA, encoded by the coding sequence ATGCCAACTCAGCCTTCACTTCGCCCGTTTGACGTCGCTGTGGCCCTTCGCCTGCTGCTGGTGCCGGAGGACCGCTACGAGCCGCTCGCCAACGCGTTGGCCACGAGCACGAGCGCTGCGCACCGGTCGGTAGCCAGGCTCCAGCACGCAGGGCTCTGCGAACCGTCCAGCCGAACGGTGAATCGGAGTGCCTGCCGGGAGTTCCTCGTGCACGGCGTTCGCTACGCGTTTCCGCCGGTGCACGGTCCGGAGCGGCTCGGAATGCCGACCGCCGGATCGCATCCAGAGCTCTCGCCCCTGTTCGGCAACGGATCGGCCATGAAGTCGATCGTGTGGCCAATGGAAGGAGGCGTGGTGCGCGGCGAAGCGCTGGTGCCGCTCTTTAATGGCGTCACCAAGGTGGCAACCCGGGATGCCAGGCTCCATCACTTGCTGGCGTGCGTGGATGTCATTCGAGTCGGCAACAGCGCCCAGCGCGACGTGGCGGCTGACGTGCTCGCGCAACGGCTTTCGCTTGCCTGA
- a CDS encoding LLM class flavin-dependent oxidoreductase has translation MRFGYWLPVFGGWLRNVPDEGMEASWPYVQRLARRSEEIGYDLTLIAELFLNDIKGIDAPALDAWSTAAALAAVTSRLELMVAVRPTYHHPATLAKQAANIDRISNGRLSLNVVSSWWKDEARRYGSQFDEHDDRYARTAEWLDVLHGAWSQSSLSYHGKYYQVDELIVQPKPIGSRGRPHPVLYAGGESDAAKSLITRACDAYVMHGDPPDRVAPKVADMQRRRDAAGLAPMQYGMAAYAIVRDTEADAQRELERITNVQPGSPGFNNYQDWIANTQLDQHLSLQDYSVSNRGLRAGLVGTPEQVADRVREFEAAGVGLLLLQCSPQLEEMERFAEQVMPLVRSPNVLAA, from the coding sequence ATGCGTTTCGGCTACTGGCTCCCGGTGTTCGGCGGCTGGCTACGCAACGTGCCCGACGAGGGCATGGAGGCGAGCTGGCCGTATGTGCAGCGACTCGCACGGCGCAGCGAAGAGATCGGCTACGACCTCACGCTCATCGCCGAGCTCTTTCTCAACGACATCAAGGGCATCGACGCGCCCGCCCTCGACGCGTGGTCGACGGCGGCCGCGCTGGCCGCGGTGACCAGCCGCCTCGAGCTCATGGTGGCCGTGCGTCCCACCTATCACCATCCCGCCACGCTCGCCAAGCAGGCCGCGAACATCGATCGGATCAGCAACGGGCGTCTCTCGCTGAATGTGGTGTCGAGCTGGTGGAAGGATGAAGCACGGCGCTACGGCAGTCAGTTCGACGAACACGACGATCGCTACGCGCGCACGGCCGAATGGCTCGACGTGTTGCATGGCGCATGGTCGCAGTCGTCGCTGAGCTACCACGGCAAGTACTACCAGGTCGACGAGCTGATCGTGCAGCCGAAGCCGATCGGCAGCCGTGGCCGCCCGCATCCGGTGTTGTACGCCGGCGGCGAGTCCGACGCCGCGAAGTCACTGATTACGCGCGCCTGCGATGCGTACGTGATGCACGGCGATCCGCCCGATCGCGTAGCACCGAAGGTGGCCGACATGCAGCGCCGTCGTGACGCGGCTGGTCTTGCGCCGATGCAATACGGCATGGCTGCCTACGCCATCGTCCGCGATACCGAAGCCGATGCGCAGCGCGAGCTCGAGCGCATCACCAACGTGCAGCCGGGCTCACCGGGCTTCAATAACTATCAGGACTGGATCGCCAACACGCAGCTCGATCAGCACCTCTCGCTGCAGGATTACTCCGTGTCAAACCGCGGCCTGCGCGCTGGTCTGGTCGGCACGCCCGAACAAGTGGCCGATCGGGTGCGCGAGTTCGAGGCGGCCGGTGTCGGGCTGTTGCTGCTGCAGTGCAGTCCACAGCTTGAAGAAATGGAGCGATTCGCCGAGCAGGTGATGCCGCTGGTCCGCTCGCCGAATGTGCTGGCGGCCTAG